One window from the genome of Pelosinus sp. IPA-1 encodes:
- a CDS encoding LacI family DNA-binding transcriptional regulator, translated as MEKSKTNITIADVAKRAGVSKTTISRYLNGKFEFMSAESQQRIKGIIEELNFRPNNLARSLKSSKSHLIGVLIADISNPFSSILVKGITDYCKQCGYNVVVANTDNDSEKEREYILSMIDQRVEGLIINVSGDNNEFLRDIAENHVPIVLADRPIFPTMFDTVKTNDYQATIDAITYLAEEGFTKVGYFTEPINNIGTRMIRQQAYKEACHMLQLEPQEYVIDSKDESGIENQVQQFLAHNQGQTNAIFTANGVTMISVLGAMHRLGLTIPQDVAICGFDNWPWMELIGPGITVVSQPFYDVGVECVKRMMFRLEENSKSSPEVIELESQFIIRGSTKLKK; from the coding sequence ATGGAAAAAAGTAAAACGAATATCACAATTGCGGATGTTGCTAAAAGAGCAGGAGTTTCTAAGACAACAATATCAAGATATCTGAATGGGAAGTTTGAATTTATGTCGGCTGAATCCCAACAGAGGATTAAAGGTATTATTGAGGAATTAAATTTTCGTCCTAATAATTTGGCGAGAAGCTTAAAATCAAGTAAGAGCCATCTAATTGGCGTACTAATTGCTGATATCAGCAATCCATTTTCTTCTATATTGGTAAAGGGTATTACAGATTACTGTAAACAATGTGGATATAATGTTGTGGTTGCCAACACAGATAATGATAGTGAAAAAGAACGAGAATATATTTTATCGATGATTGATCAAAGAGTAGAAGGCTTAATTATCAATGTGTCAGGCGATAATAACGAATTTTTACGCGATATTGCAGAGAATCACGTTCCTATTGTATTAGCTGATAGACCTATTTTTCCTACTATGTTTGATACTGTTAAAACAAATGACTATCAAGCTACTATTGATGCGATTACCTATCTTGCAGAAGAAGGATTTACAAAAGTAGGCTATTTTACAGAACCGATTAATAACATTGGAACTCGAATGATTCGGCAGCAGGCCTATAAGGAAGCATGTCACATGCTACAATTGGAGCCACAAGAATATGTGATTGATAGTAAAGATGAAAGTGGTATTGAAAATCAAGTGCAACAATTTCTGGCTCACAATCAGGGACAGACAAATGCAATATTTACTGCTAATGGTGTCACTATGATAAGTGTATTAGGGGCAATGCATCGTTTGGGTCTAACTATCCCGCAAGATGTTGCCATATGCGGTTTTGATAACTGGCCTTGGATGGAGTTGATTGGACCAGGAATCACGGTAGTGTCCCAGCCTTTTTATGATGTTGGTGTTGAGTGCGTCAAACGTATGATGTTTAGATTAGAAGAAAATTCGAAAAGTAGTCCTGAGGTCATTGAATTGGAAAGTCAATTCATTATTAGAGGATCTACTAAGCTAAAAAAATAA
- a CDS encoding methyl-accepting chemotaxis protein, producing the protein MRLTIGKQILLVCMTIVLAFTGLSVFTYYKIDNVQDGYDGVLKRSVPLVVEIKDLNIELNNQASQVRGFILTADPKYVQGYETSRKKMEDTLSSLEKKLITPEGKEKVAGLRASLAEYHKVSDQGILARKTIGQEEALKSVAAAGGKIETAEKNMNDTVKFLAERMDLRVKENGEAVDHMQAIVGILDVIIFILACAAALILARRISRPLSQVAVSAQNIANGDLSLVKITYVGKDEIGDMVQSFTAMTENLRKVISQVAKSAEQVAAASEELTASSEQSAQAAGQVAETVTNVATGASGQLFAVEETISVVQEMATAIDNIASNAKNVSTNSGETAEAANAGGEAVGQAVAQMQLIKESVAQAAQVVQQLGASSQQIGEIVDVISGIAGQTNLLALNAAIEAARAGEQGRGFAVVADEVRKLAEQSHEAAQKIAIIIREIQSNTSAAVTTMNQGTNEVAKGTEVITATGERFNFITGLVEQLNRQIQEIGSAAEVLSASSGQVVHSVDSVKTVAAETAGDTQTISAATEEQSASMEEIASSSQALANMAAELQVIVSQFRL; encoded by the coding sequence ATGCGACTAACGATTGGCAAACAAATTCTATTGGTGTGCATGACAATTGTGCTAGCCTTTACAGGGCTAAGTGTGTTTACCTACTACAAAATTGACAATGTACAAGACGGCTACGATGGTGTATTAAAAAGAAGCGTTCCTCTAGTAGTTGAGATTAAGGATCTTAACATTGAGCTAAACAATCAAGCATCTCAAGTTCGTGGTTTTATATTAACAGCAGATCCTAAATATGTTCAAGGTTATGAAACATCAAGAAAAAAAATGGAGGATACCTTATCCAGCTTGGAAAAGAAATTGATTACACCAGAGGGGAAAGAGAAAGTAGCTGGCCTTAGAGCATCATTGGCTGAGTATCATAAGGTTTCAGATCAAGGAATTCTTGCTCGGAAAACGATTGGGCAGGAGGAAGCTCTGAAATCCGTAGCTGCAGCGGGCGGGAAAATAGAAACTGCTGAAAAAAACATGAATGATACAGTGAAATTTTTAGCGGAGCGTATGGATTTACGTGTAAAAGAAAATGGGGAAGCTGTGGATCATATGCAGGCAATAGTTGGGATACTGGATGTTATTATTTTTATTTTAGCCTGCGCTGCTGCATTGATTTTAGCAAGACGTATATCGAGGCCTCTAAGTCAGGTAGCAGTATCGGCTCAAAACATTGCCAATGGTGATTTAAGCCTAGTGAAGATTACATATGTTGGTAAGGATGAAATTGGAGATATGGTACAATCCTTTACTGCAATGACAGAGAATCTGCGTAAGGTGATAAGCCAAGTAGCAAAGTCGGCGGAACAAGTGGCGGCAGCTAGTGAGGAATTAACTGCAAGTTCAGAGCAGTCGGCACAAGCAGCAGGTCAAGTTGCGGAAACAGTTACGAACGTAGCTACTGGTGCATCGGGTCAACTTTTCGCCGTTGAGGAAACAATCTCTGTTGTGCAGGAGATGGCAACCGCGATTGACAATATTGCCAGTAATGCAAAAAATGTCTCTACTAATTCCGGGGAGACTGCTGAAGCTGCGAATGCTGGTGGTGAGGCAGTCGGACAAGCTGTAGCTCAAATGCAATTAATTAAAGAATCGGTTGCCCAAGCTGCCCAAGTGGTTCAGCAACTGGGAGCAAGCTCTCAACAAATCGGAGAAATTGTAGATGTAATTAGCGGTATTGCAGGACAAACAAATTTATTAGCACTTAATGCTGCGATTGAGGCAGCAAGGGCCGGTGAGCAAGGGCGAGGGTTTGCTGTGGTGGCTGATGAAGTAAGAAAATTAGCTGAACAGTCCCATGAAGCAGCGCAGAAAATTGCTATTATTATTCGTGAAATTCAATCTAATACAAGTGCAGCCGTAACAACCATGAATCAGGGAACGAATGAGGTAGCCAAGGGAACGGAGGTTATTACTGCAACTGGTGAACGATTCAATTTTATTACAGGCTTGGTAGAGCAGCTTAATCGTCAAATCCAAGAAATTGGCTCAGCTGCAGAAGTCTTATCCGCTTCTAGTGGTCAGGTTGTTCATTCTGTAGACAGCGTGAAAACCGTAGCTGCTGAAACGGCAGGAGATACCCAAACCATTTCTGCAGCAACCGAAGAACAATCTGCTTCCATGGAAGAGATTGCGTCTTCCAGCCAAGCATTAGCCAACATGGCGGCTGAACTGCAGGTAATTGTGTCCCAATTCCGATTATAG